From the genome of Photobacterium sp. CCB-ST2H9, one region includes:
- a CDS encoding HU family DNA-binding protein, whose amino-acid sequence MRRKVQKSALAEKFASSFNISSEEAMSMLKYFSEYIGQEIARGRKVELRGFGQFYVHYRYDCQVSNPRNKEKHTYMVLGTPKFKPSKMLTILKED is encoded by the coding sequence ATGCGCCGTAAGGTTCAAAAATCAGCCCTTGCAGAGAAGTTTGCTTCTTCATTTAACATTAGTTCGGAAGAAGCAATGTCCATGCTGAAGTATTTCTCTGAATACATCGGGCAGGAGATAGCGCGGGGGCGGAAAGTAGAGCTCCGGGGGTTTGGGCAGTTTTACGTTCATTACCGCTATGATTGCCAGGTATCAAACCCCAGAAACAAAGAGAAGCACACTTATATGGTCCTTGGCACACCAAAGTTCAAACCATCGAAGATGCTGACAATTCTGAAGGAAGATTAG
- a CDS encoding HU family DNA-binding protein translates to MSEKNVTRQEIADAIEKRFNLPPKQSRYFVDTLLSTIIEETKNGNEVNVPGMGIFSYRDKAERPGLNPKTLEFTLVKARKVLGCKFGLKFREGVKYAP, encoded by the coding sequence ATGAGTGAAAAAAATGTTACTCGTCAAGAGATTGCGGATGCAATCGAGAAACGTTTTAACTTGCCACCAAAACAAAGTAGGTATTTCGTGGATACCCTGTTATCGACCATTATTGAAGAAACAAAAAATGGCAACGAGGTGAATGTGCCAGGTATGGGCATATTCAGCTATCGAGATAAAGCAGAACGGCCGGGTCTAAACCCCAAGACGTTAGAGTTCACATTGGTTAAAGCTCGAAAAGTATTGGGGTGCAAGTTTGGATTGAAATTTCGTGAAGGTGTTAAGTATGCGCCGTAA
- a CDS encoding ProQ/FINO family protein — protein sequence MSEKRATLKLNATTKRKPGKPGRIAGKSIIYAEPVKQRRRTPAVAPSKLVEQQQKHVRKLKDASAQSWLQETFPHLFGAKPVALCLNIHSDIYRVHRCSGGTNALGFGWNPLSRALKKWTRKPGYLRVVSAPGSMRYGIDGSPVELVSDDHRDYAKDTLHGLNRKKG from the coding sequence GTGAGTGAAAAAAGGGCCACTTTAAAACTGAATGCCACTACAAAACGTAAACCAGGGAAGCCAGGGAGAATTGCGGGCAAGTCGATAATCTATGCAGAACCCGTGAAACAACGGCGTCGGACACCTGCAGTTGCCCCCTCAAAACTGGTTGAGCAACAACAAAAACACGTACGAAAATTAAAGGATGCATCTGCGCAGTCGTGGTTACAAGAAACATTCCCCCACTTGTTTGGCGCCAAACCAGTAGCGCTTTGCTTAAACATACATAGCGACATTTATCGCGTTCACAGATGTTCTGGTGGGACAAATGCATTAGGATTTGGATGGAATCCGCTGAGCCGGGCGCTTAAAAAATGGACCAGAAAACCCGGGTACCTAAGAGTTGTTTCGGCACCTGGTTCAATGAGATATGGAATTGATGGATCCCCTGTGGAGCTAGTCAGTGACGATCATCGAGATTATGCAAAAGATACACTGCATGGTTTGAATAGAAAGAAAGGGTAA
- a CDS encoding head processing protein: MIEKSGQVVTDRFDLFNDGRKVHANNRKYIVSSAQAMANSPETKELLRLGEAFGYYGHGARDRAKKLKLQETEVVMINGKPVVIENVPCSVTLDFTVSDEGIVTHTEEFLTTTTGQIAQALHKSRKGGWSWAVTGSDGLLSHARTFGAFDYVLQPNYISLDHPSMMMESAEGTEELYESLRSIGLDEDSTQKIITPASEVQWMAERVSDLETSTLMLEGLVTEQRGMLESLRSLEEAQNRREQLMLEAVKSLPVYMTAENMRALVELKDEKDWDAVRLLFESIRNGVRQDLPFNGGQSMSVNSIRNEHSLDHVINYGQSITFG; the protein is encoded by the coding sequence ATGATAGAGAAAAGCGGACAAGTAGTGACAGATCGATTTGACCTGTTTAACGATGGTCGAAAAGTACATGCCAATAATCGAAAATACATTGTGAGCAGCGCGCAAGCAATGGCTAATTCGCCAGAAACAAAAGAGTTACTGCGTTTGGGTGAGGCATTTGGATACTACGGACATGGAGCACGAGACAGAGCTAAAAAGCTGAAATTGCAAGAGACAGAAGTTGTCATGATAAATGGCAAACCTGTAGTAATTGAAAATGTTCCATGTAGTGTGACATTGGACTTCACCGTTTCTGATGAGGGAATTGTTACGCACACAGAAGAGTTTCTAACCACGACAACCGGTCAAATAGCACAAGCACTACATAAGTCCAGAAAAGGGGGATGGAGTTGGGCAGTTACTGGTTCAGATGGACTTTTGAGTCATGCGAGAACATTTGGCGCTTTTGATTATGTTTTACAACCGAACTATATCTCGTTGGACCACCCGTCAATGATGATGGAGTCAGCCGAGGGAACAGAAGAGTTATATGAATCATTGCGGTCGATCGGGTTGGACGAGGACAGCACGCAGAAGATCATAACGCCGGCTTCTGAAGTTCAATGGATGGCAGAACGAGTATCTGATTTGGAAACATCAACCCTGATGTTGGAAGGACTGGTTACTGAACAACGAGGAATGCTCGAATCGCTACGTTCATTAGAAGAGGCTCAGAACAGAAGAGAGCAGTTGATGCTTGAAGCAGTTAAAAGTCTGCCCGTGTATATGACAGCCGAAAATATGCGGGCACTCGTGGAGCTCAAGGACGAAAAAGATTGGGATGCAGTCAGATTATTGTTTGAGTCAATCAGAAATGGCGTCAGGCAAGATCTACCGTTTAATGGCGGGCAATCTATGTCAGTAAATAGCATAAGAAACGAGCATTCACTTGACCACGTTATCAATTACGGGCAAAGCATTACTTTTGGTTGA